The Blastopirellula marina genome contains the following window.
GTCCTGCAAACGAGCTAACCGTTTTGAGCCCTGCCGAGATGGCTCCTTTGACCATTCAAGGCATGCAGCCGGTCGGTCATTACGCTTACCAGATTGTCTTCAGTGACGGCCACGATTCAGGTATCTTCACCTACGAATACCTGTACCAACTCGGCGAACCGCTCGAAACGTAGTCGACGACTCAGATGTCGAGATCGAAGTAGAAGTCGTGCAGGAAGGTGTCGACAAAGTTACCATGCATGTAAACCTGCACACATACGGCTGCCAGCAAAAAGAGGCCGACAGCCAATAGAAAAATCCCGTAAAGGTTGGTTGATTGTTTCTCGTGCTGGCGCAGCTCTTTTACTAGCGCCAGTTCCAGTTGTCGCCAGCCGTTGAAGTCTTGCCGTGAACCAACCGACTTGATTTGCACGTTGCGCGTTCCGTAATCTTCTTCCATGATCAAATGCAATTGCATTGTTGGCAGAAACAACGATTCCCCTGCCCAACGGGCGGCGGGATCGAGACTATCGGCTACCTCTCTTAGGAGCGGCCGCATGTTCTTAATGGTGGTGTTATAGGCGATGATTCGAGGGCGGCTGATCAAGATGACAAAGGTGACCAACAGAAAATAAAGGGTCAACATGATCACCCAGGCGTAGCCACCGTAGGCTCGAATCGACCAACTTGGCATCATTAAAGCCAGAGGGCCGATCAAAGCGAGACCACTGAGCCCAATTGACAGCGCCAACGCATCGCGCCCGCCTGAAGTAATGAAAGGG
Protein-coding sequences here:
- a CDS encoding gamma-butyrobetaine hydroxylase-like domain-containing protein — protein: MSPQPTALALLPDGRLRIDWSDETIRAYRPRDLREASPDAVTREKKSHVAERPANELTVLSPAEMAPLTIQGMQPVGHYAYQIVFSDGHDSGIFTYEYLYQLGEPLET